A DNA window from Anoplolepis gracilipes chromosome 13, ASM4749672v1, whole genome shotgun sequence contains the following coding sequences:
- the LOC140672703 gene encoding uncharacterized protein, producing MEGVAKIPARILGTWKLQEKKSLEQRWIALLHERPSTFEERTISAVLPCLKEWLDRAWGNSTFRMTQVLFGHGCFGEYLYRIGREASEACHHCGHEKDTAQHTL from the coding sequence ATGGAAGGAGTCGCCAAGATCCCGGCCAGGATACTGGGCACTTGGAAGCTCCAGGAGAAAAAGTCCCTCGAGCAGCGATGGATCGCGTTGCTGCACGAGCGCCCCTCAACATTTGAGGAGAGGACTATATCGGCCGTCCTGCCCTGTCTGAAAGAGTGGCTGGACAGGGCGTGGGGCAACAGTACGTTTAGGATGACACAGGTGCTCTTTGGACATGGGTGTTTCGGAGAGTACCTGTACCGCATCGGACGGGAGGCaagcgaggcctgccaccacTGCGGTCACGAGAAGGACACCGCGCAACACACCCTTTAA
- the LOC140672704 gene encoding uncharacterized protein — protein MGTVNAVALYECPIWATNLVAMRYAKDKFRRIQRSMAVRVIRAYRTVSHAAATVLAGSPPLEFLTAMYAERYNWERGLRRGHGPLPARVKKTIRIHAQRSMVERWSAHLSDPKTAG, from the coding sequence ATGGGCACCGTAAATGCGGTGGCCCTGTATGAATGCCCAATATGGGCGACGAATCTCGTGGCCATGCGTTATGCAAAGGACAAGTTCCGACGCATACAGCGCAGCATGGCCGTGAGGGTGATAAGGGCCTACCGCACGGTGTCCCATGCGGCGGCCACGGTCCTGGCGGGTTCGCCCCCCTTGGAGTTCCTGACCGCAATGTACGCGGAGCGGTATAATTGGGAAAGGGGGCTCAGGAGGGGTCATGGCCCTCTACCAGCCAGGGTCAAGAAGACCATCCGAATCCACGCCCAGCGGTCTATGGTGGAGAGATGGAGTGCCCACCTATCTGACCCGAAGACTGCGGGTTAA